In Tubulanus polymorphus chromosome 2, tnTubPoly1.2, whole genome shotgun sequence, a single window of DNA contains:
- the LOC141899210 gene encoding helicase POLQ-like isoform X2, producing the protein MMDTNRKRKYSSISDFNSAVTKLVEDNETITMSSITTKKVSSVLMASKTPNRKTENPVRLDSVILSPGLNDSDLELAGIDIDRLQQDYESQRSQNTGGSVTEIGDRTYKTDILDEIFADEEKINSKRRPSPRCKKSVLGKGVEKKPVIVSSNGNSDELNGSLPLFESDDDIWPTSEPPIERKMVGVCDNNSKHSVEGISVIETESTDSVSDDRFRPIRVSEQTPRPATSIASRIRRSLQNNAKQTTPQNNRIEMLRREVIKRTNEEVANIKETTVDWARGPFFGLPSKVKGLFEKHRGIKSLYAWQEECLNLPAVRNGSNLIYSLPTSGGKTLVAEILMLQQILCHKKDAILILPFVSIVQEKVKGLSAFAVDLDFLMEEYAASKGAFPPRKRRKHNSIYIATIEKSNTLISCLIELKRLCNIGLVVVDELHMLGEGGSRGATLEVALTKLLHAEESPQIVGMSATLSNISDLTTFLRAELYTNDFRPVKLVEYVKVEDNIFEVKKNVLCPDDVLHHKRIVTFPYDLQMRRRDPDHLLGLVLEVVPTYSCLVFCPTKKNCENVAVMLCDLIPKEILQVKQNEKKILLQQLKDDNNGKLCPILQRTVRYGIAYHHSGLTGDERKLIEDAYSAGTLCTLTCTSTLAAGVNLPAKRVILRAPNVGADMMSSSQYKQMVGRAGRAGIDSSGESILIVKPAERRKILNLISGPMDSCKSSLLYDNGKGMRALILSLIGLQVAQSTESVLLFIQSTLYSVQCDIEKRNDIFHFTKDALEKLIEMKLIRQKMGDPSAAQKLLETTPLGRAAYKGGVDVDRANQLYKDLCQAQESLVIANYLHLLYLATPYDMVNQAVPTWMIYLQQITRLEPNELKVATLIGVHESYIAKKVTGQTKRKNVDEFMVNRFYLTLVLYDLWKQTPVWDVALKYQLPRGFVQNLLTAAASFAACITHFCQELEEFWAYQELMTGFVRKLSYCVSMELIPLMEVPGVKQARAKQLFKAGYKSLTHLSHADPEILVKSIEHMPRKLARQIVASAKLLLTEKAEALREEADELIATPKTPLLILDT; encoded by the exons ATGATGGATACAAATAGAAAGAGGAAGTACAGCAGTATCAGTGATTTCAATAGTGCGGTTACAAAGCTAGTAGAGGACAATGAAACTATTACCATGTCCAGTATCACGACCAAAAAAGTATCATCAGTGTTAATGGCATCAAAGACCCCCAATCGTAAAACCGAAAATCCTGTGAGACTG GATTCTGTTATATTGTCCCCTGGGCTGAACGACAGTGATTTAGAACTAGCCGGCATTGACATTGATCGACTTCAGCAAGATTACGAAAGTCAGCGAAGTCAG AATACTGGAGGTTCTGTCACTGAAATCGGGGATCGCACGTACAAAACTGATATCCTCGATGAAATCTTCGCcgatgaagaaaaaattaattcgaAACGAAGGCCATCACCGCGATGTAAAAAGTCTGTCCTTGGAAAAGGCGTCGAAAAGAAACCGGTTATTGTTAGCAGTAATGGGAACTCTGACGAGTTGAACGGTTCATTGCCTTTATTCGAATCAGATGACGATATTTGGCCCACTTCTGAACCTCCGATTGAGAGAAAAATGGTTGGTGTCTGTGATAATAATTCGAAACATTCCGTCGAAGGCATTTCTGTGATTGAGACTGAATCGACTGATTCTGTTTCCGACGATAGATTCCGTCCGATTCGAGTTTCCGAGCAGACGCCTCGACCGGCGACGTCAATAGCTTCACGAATTCGAAGGTCATTGCAGAACAATGCGAAACAGACGACTCCGCAGAACAATCGAATCGAAATGCTGCGACGAGAAGTCATTAAGCGGACCAACGAAGAGGTGGCTAATATTAAAGAAACTACAGTTGATTGGGCGCGCGGTCCCTTCTTCGGATTACCGAGCAAAGTCAAAGGATTATTTGAGAAGCACCGTGGCATTAAATCACTTTATG CGTGGCAAGAAGAGTGTCTGAATCTTCCCGCAGTCCGTAACGGAAGTAatcttatttattcattgcCTACGAGCGGTGGCAAGACGCTAGTAGCTGAAATCTTAATGCTGCAACAGATCCTGTGCCACAAAAAGGATGCTATCTTAATCCTTCCATTTGTGTCGATCGTGCAAGAAAAG gtAAAGGGCCTGTCAGCATTCGCTGTAGACCTCGATTTCTTAATGGAAGAATACGCCGCTAGCAAGGGTGCTTTCCCACCGAGAAAACGTCGCAAACATAACTCCATATACATAGCTACAATTGAGAAATCCAACACATTGATCAGCTGTTTGATCGAACTAAAACGATTGTGCAATATTGGACTAGTAGTCGTTGATGAG TTACATATGCTTGGTGAAGGTGGTAGTCGAGGCGCTACACTGGAGGTTGCATTAACCAAACTTCTTCACGCTGAAG AATCCCCGCAGATAGTTGGAATGAGTGCAACGCTGAGTAATATTTCAGATCTTACCACATTCTTGCGTGCAGAATTGTACACGAATGATTTCCGACCA GTTAAGCTGGTAGAGTATGTTAAGGTGGAGGATAATATATTTGAGGTGAAGAAGAATGTACTTTGTCCTGATGATGTATTGCATCACAAACGAATAGTAACTTTCCCT TACGACCTGCAGATGAGACGTCGAGATCCTGATCATTTACTCGGATTGGTTTTGGAAGTCGTGCCGACCTATTCCTGTCTCGTATTCTGTCCTACGAAGAAGAATTGCGAGAACGTTGCCGTAATGCTCTGTGATTTGATACCGAA GGAGATTTTGCAAGTGAAACAAAACGAAAAGAAGATCCTGTTGCAACAACTGAAAGACGATAATAACGGGAAACTGTGTCCGATCCTGCAGCGTACAGTGCGGTATGGTATCGCGTATCACCACAGCGGTCTAACCGGAGATGAGAGGAAACTAATCGAAGATGCCTATTCAGCTGGCACGCTTTGTACGTTAACATGTACATCTACTTTAGCAGCGGGTGTAAATCTTCCTGCGAAAAG AGTAATCCTTCGTGCTCCGAATGTTGGCGCTGATATGATGTCGAGCAGTCAGTATAAGCAGATGGTCGGACGAGCTGGTCGAGCGGGAATCGACTCATCCGGTGAAAGTATACTCATCGTTAAACCTGCTGAACGTAGGAAGATACTGAATCTGATCAGCGGCCCTATGGACAGCTGTAAAAGCAGTTTGCTGTATGATAACGGCAAGGGAATGCGTGCACTTATCCTATCTCTCATAGGACTCCAG GTGGCGCAATCTACCGAATCAGTCCTATTGTTTATACAGAGTACACTATACTCTGTTCAGTGTGACATTGAGAAGAGgaatgatatatttcatttcacgaAAGATGCACTTGAAAAGttaatagaaatgaagttgatCAGACAGAAAATGGGTGACCCGTCAGCTGCACAGAAACTACTCGAAACAACTCCGCTTGGTCGGGCTGCTTATAAAG GCGGGGTGGATGTCGACAGAGCTAACCAGTTATACAAAGATCTATGTCAAGCCCAAGAATCTCTAGTCATCGCAAATTACTTGCATCTTCTTTATCTAGCAACGCCATACGACATGGTGAACCAAGCAGTTCCGACCTGGATGATTTATCTGCAGCAA ATTACTAGGTTGGAGCCGAATGAGTTGAAGGTTGCTACGTTGATAGGCGTTCATGAGTCTTACATTGCAAAGAAAGTGACCGGTCAAACAAAACGAAAG AATGTGGACGAGTTTATGGTCAATCGATTCTATCTGACGTTAGTTCTGTACGACTTGTGGAAACAAACGCCAGTTTGGGATGTGGCGTTGAAATACCAACTTCCCCGTGGATTCGTGCAGAATCTGTTGACTGCGGCCGCTTCGTTTGCTGCTTGTATTACACACTTTTGCCAG gAATTAGAGGAATTTTGGGCCTATCAAGAACTAATGACCGGTTTTGTGCGCAAGCTGTCATACTGTGTGTCAATGGAGTTGATTCCGCTAATGGAAGTACCTGGTGTTAAACAG GCTCGTGCGAAACAATTGTTTAAAGCAGGGTATAAATCGTTGACGCATTTATCTCATGCCGATCCTGAAATTCTAGTCAAGTCGATTGAACATATGCCACGGAAGTTAGCGCGGCAGATTGTTGCATCTGCAAAG TTATTATTGACAGAGAAAGCGGAAGCATTGAGAGAGGAAGCAGATGAACTTATTGCCACGCCTAAAACACCTTTATTGATATTGGATacttga
- the LOC141899210 gene encoding helicase POLQ-like isoform X1, producing MMDTNRKRKYSSISDFNSAVTKLVEDNETITMSSITTKKVSSVLMASKTPNRKTENPVRLQDSVILSPGLNDSDLELAGIDIDRLQQDYESQRSQNTGGSVTEIGDRTYKTDILDEIFADEEKINSKRRPSPRCKKSVLGKGVEKKPVIVSSNGNSDELNGSLPLFESDDDIWPTSEPPIERKMVGVCDNNSKHSVEGISVIETESTDSVSDDRFRPIRVSEQTPRPATSIASRIRRSLQNNAKQTTPQNNRIEMLRREVIKRTNEEVANIKETTVDWARGPFFGLPSKVKGLFEKHRGIKSLYAWQEECLNLPAVRNGSNLIYSLPTSGGKTLVAEILMLQQILCHKKDAILILPFVSIVQEKVKGLSAFAVDLDFLMEEYAASKGAFPPRKRRKHNSIYIATIEKSNTLISCLIELKRLCNIGLVVVDELHMLGEGGSRGATLEVALTKLLHAEESPQIVGMSATLSNISDLTTFLRAELYTNDFRPVKLVEYVKVEDNIFEVKKNVLCPDDVLHHKRIVTFPYDLQMRRRDPDHLLGLVLEVVPTYSCLVFCPTKKNCENVAVMLCDLIPKEILQVKQNEKKILLQQLKDDNNGKLCPILQRTVRYGIAYHHSGLTGDERKLIEDAYSAGTLCTLTCTSTLAAGVNLPAKRVILRAPNVGADMMSSSQYKQMVGRAGRAGIDSSGESILIVKPAERRKILNLISGPMDSCKSSLLYDNGKGMRALILSLIGLQVAQSTESVLLFIQSTLYSVQCDIEKRNDIFHFTKDALEKLIEMKLIRQKMGDPSAAQKLLETTPLGRAAYKGGVDVDRANQLYKDLCQAQESLVIANYLHLLYLATPYDMVNQAVPTWMIYLQQITRLEPNELKVATLIGVHESYIAKKVTGQTKRKNVDEFMVNRFYLTLVLYDLWKQTPVWDVALKYQLPRGFVQNLLTAAASFAACITHFCQELEEFWAYQELMTGFVRKLSYCVSMELIPLMEVPGVKQARAKQLFKAGYKSLTHLSHADPEILVKSIEHMPRKLARQIVASAKLLLTEKAEALREEADELIATPKTPLLILDT from the exons ATGATGGATACAAATAGAAAGAGGAAGTACAGCAGTATCAGTGATTTCAATAGTGCGGTTACAAAGCTAGTAGAGGACAATGAAACTATTACCATGTCCAGTATCACGACCAAAAAAGTATCATCAGTGTTAATGGCATCAAAGACCCCCAATCGTAAAACCGAAAATCCTGTGAGACTG CAGGATTCTGTTATATTGTCCCCTGGGCTGAACGACAGTGATTTAGAACTAGCCGGCATTGACATTGATCGACTTCAGCAAGATTACGAAAGTCAGCGAAGTCAG AATACTGGAGGTTCTGTCACTGAAATCGGGGATCGCACGTACAAAACTGATATCCTCGATGAAATCTTCGCcgatgaagaaaaaattaattcgaAACGAAGGCCATCACCGCGATGTAAAAAGTCTGTCCTTGGAAAAGGCGTCGAAAAGAAACCGGTTATTGTTAGCAGTAATGGGAACTCTGACGAGTTGAACGGTTCATTGCCTTTATTCGAATCAGATGACGATATTTGGCCCACTTCTGAACCTCCGATTGAGAGAAAAATGGTTGGTGTCTGTGATAATAATTCGAAACATTCCGTCGAAGGCATTTCTGTGATTGAGACTGAATCGACTGATTCTGTTTCCGACGATAGATTCCGTCCGATTCGAGTTTCCGAGCAGACGCCTCGACCGGCGACGTCAATAGCTTCACGAATTCGAAGGTCATTGCAGAACAATGCGAAACAGACGACTCCGCAGAACAATCGAATCGAAATGCTGCGACGAGAAGTCATTAAGCGGACCAACGAAGAGGTGGCTAATATTAAAGAAACTACAGTTGATTGGGCGCGCGGTCCCTTCTTCGGATTACCGAGCAAAGTCAAAGGATTATTTGAGAAGCACCGTGGCATTAAATCACTTTATG CGTGGCAAGAAGAGTGTCTGAATCTTCCCGCAGTCCGTAACGGAAGTAatcttatttattcattgcCTACGAGCGGTGGCAAGACGCTAGTAGCTGAAATCTTAATGCTGCAACAGATCCTGTGCCACAAAAAGGATGCTATCTTAATCCTTCCATTTGTGTCGATCGTGCAAGAAAAG gtAAAGGGCCTGTCAGCATTCGCTGTAGACCTCGATTTCTTAATGGAAGAATACGCCGCTAGCAAGGGTGCTTTCCCACCGAGAAAACGTCGCAAACATAACTCCATATACATAGCTACAATTGAGAAATCCAACACATTGATCAGCTGTTTGATCGAACTAAAACGATTGTGCAATATTGGACTAGTAGTCGTTGATGAG TTACATATGCTTGGTGAAGGTGGTAGTCGAGGCGCTACACTGGAGGTTGCATTAACCAAACTTCTTCACGCTGAAG AATCCCCGCAGATAGTTGGAATGAGTGCAACGCTGAGTAATATTTCAGATCTTACCACATTCTTGCGTGCAGAATTGTACACGAATGATTTCCGACCA GTTAAGCTGGTAGAGTATGTTAAGGTGGAGGATAATATATTTGAGGTGAAGAAGAATGTACTTTGTCCTGATGATGTATTGCATCACAAACGAATAGTAACTTTCCCT TACGACCTGCAGATGAGACGTCGAGATCCTGATCATTTACTCGGATTGGTTTTGGAAGTCGTGCCGACCTATTCCTGTCTCGTATTCTGTCCTACGAAGAAGAATTGCGAGAACGTTGCCGTAATGCTCTGTGATTTGATACCGAA GGAGATTTTGCAAGTGAAACAAAACGAAAAGAAGATCCTGTTGCAACAACTGAAAGACGATAATAACGGGAAACTGTGTCCGATCCTGCAGCGTACAGTGCGGTATGGTATCGCGTATCACCACAGCGGTCTAACCGGAGATGAGAGGAAACTAATCGAAGATGCCTATTCAGCTGGCACGCTTTGTACGTTAACATGTACATCTACTTTAGCAGCGGGTGTAAATCTTCCTGCGAAAAG AGTAATCCTTCGTGCTCCGAATGTTGGCGCTGATATGATGTCGAGCAGTCAGTATAAGCAGATGGTCGGACGAGCTGGTCGAGCGGGAATCGACTCATCCGGTGAAAGTATACTCATCGTTAAACCTGCTGAACGTAGGAAGATACTGAATCTGATCAGCGGCCCTATGGACAGCTGTAAAAGCAGTTTGCTGTATGATAACGGCAAGGGAATGCGTGCACTTATCCTATCTCTCATAGGACTCCAG GTGGCGCAATCTACCGAATCAGTCCTATTGTTTATACAGAGTACACTATACTCTGTTCAGTGTGACATTGAGAAGAGgaatgatatatttcatttcacgaAAGATGCACTTGAAAAGttaatagaaatgaagttgatCAGACAGAAAATGGGTGACCCGTCAGCTGCACAGAAACTACTCGAAACAACTCCGCTTGGTCGGGCTGCTTATAAAG GCGGGGTGGATGTCGACAGAGCTAACCAGTTATACAAAGATCTATGTCAAGCCCAAGAATCTCTAGTCATCGCAAATTACTTGCATCTTCTTTATCTAGCAACGCCATACGACATGGTGAACCAAGCAGTTCCGACCTGGATGATTTATCTGCAGCAA ATTACTAGGTTGGAGCCGAATGAGTTGAAGGTTGCTACGTTGATAGGCGTTCATGAGTCTTACATTGCAAAGAAAGTGACCGGTCAAACAAAACGAAAG AATGTGGACGAGTTTATGGTCAATCGATTCTATCTGACGTTAGTTCTGTACGACTTGTGGAAACAAACGCCAGTTTGGGATGTGGCGTTGAAATACCAACTTCCCCGTGGATTCGTGCAGAATCTGTTGACTGCGGCCGCTTCGTTTGCTGCTTGTATTACACACTTTTGCCAG gAATTAGAGGAATTTTGGGCCTATCAAGAACTAATGACCGGTTTTGTGCGCAAGCTGTCATACTGTGTGTCAATGGAGTTGATTCCGCTAATGGAAGTACCTGGTGTTAAACAG GCTCGTGCGAAACAATTGTTTAAAGCAGGGTATAAATCGTTGACGCATTTATCTCATGCCGATCCTGAAATTCTAGTCAAGTCGATTGAACATATGCCACGGAAGTTAGCGCGGCAGATTGTTGCATCTGCAAAG TTATTATTGACAGAGAAAGCGGAAGCATTGAGAGAGGAAGCAGATGAACTTATTGCCACGCCTAAAACACCTTTATTGATATTGGATacttga
- the LOC141899210 gene encoding helicase POLQ-like isoform X3, with protein MVGVCDNNSKHSVEGISVIETESTDSVSDDRFRPIRVSEQTPRPATSIASRIRRSLQNNAKQTTPQNNRIEMLRREVIKRTNEEVANIKETTVDWARGPFFGLPSKVKGLFEKHRGIKSLYAWQEECLNLPAVRNGSNLIYSLPTSGGKTLVAEILMLQQILCHKKDAILILPFVSIVQEKVKGLSAFAVDLDFLMEEYAASKGAFPPRKRRKHNSIYIATIEKSNTLISCLIELKRLCNIGLVVVDELHMLGEGGSRGATLEVALTKLLHAEESPQIVGMSATLSNISDLTTFLRAELYTNDFRPVKLVEYVKVEDNIFEVKKNVLCPDDVLHHKRIVTFPYDLQMRRRDPDHLLGLVLEVVPTYSCLVFCPTKKNCENVAVMLCDLIPKEILQVKQNEKKILLQQLKDDNNGKLCPILQRTVRYGIAYHHSGLTGDERKLIEDAYSAGTLCTLTCTSTLAAGVNLPAKRVILRAPNVGADMMSSSQYKQMVGRAGRAGIDSSGESILIVKPAERRKILNLISGPMDSCKSSLLYDNGKGMRALILSLIGLQVAQSTESVLLFIQSTLYSVQCDIEKRNDIFHFTKDALEKLIEMKLIRQKMGDPSAAQKLLETTPLGRAAYKGGVDVDRANQLYKDLCQAQESLVIANYLHLLYLATPYDMVNQAVPTWMIYLQQITRLEPNELKVATLIGVHESYIAKKVTGQTKRKNVDEFMVNRFYLTLVLYDLWKQTPVWDVALKYQLPRGFVQNLLTAAASFAACITHFCQELEEFWAYQELMTGFVRKLSYCVSMELIPLMEVPGVKQARAKQLFKAGYKSLTHLSHADPEILVKSIEHMPRKLARQIVASAKLLLTEKAEALREEADELIATPKTPLLILDT; from the exons ATGGTTGGTGTCTGTGATAATAATTCGAAACATTCCGTCGAAGGCATTTCTGTGATTGAGACTGAATCGACTGATTCTGTTTCCGACGATAGATTCCGTCCGATTCGAGTTTCCGAGCAGACGCCTCGACCGGCGACGTCAATAGCTTCACGAATTCGAAGGTCATTGCAGAACAATGCGAAACAGACGACTCCGCAGAACAATCGAATCGAAATGCTGCGACGAGAAGTCATTAAGCGGACCAACGAAGAGGTGGCTAATATTAAAGAAACTACAGTTGATTGGGCGCGCGGTCCCTTCTTCGGATTACCGAGCAAAGTCAAAGGATTATTTGAGAAGCACCGTGGCATTAAATCACTTTATG CGTGGCAAGAAGAGTGTCTGAATCTTCCCGCAGTCCGTAACGGAAGTAatcttatttattcattgcCTACGAGCGGTGGCAAGACGCTAGTAGCTGAAATCTTAATGCTGCAACAGATCCTGTGCCACAAAAAGGATGCTATCTTAATCCTTCCATTTGTGTCGATCGTGCAAGAAAAG gtAAAGGGCCTGTCAGCATTCGCTGTAGACCTCGATTTCTTAATGGAAGAATACGCCGCTAGCAAGGGTGCTTTCCCACCGAGAAAACGTCGCAAACATAACTCCATATACATAGCTACAATTGAGAAATCCAACACATTGATCAGCTGTTTGATCGAACTAAAACGATTGTGCAATATTGGACTAGTAGTCGTTGATGAG TTACATATGCTTGGTGAAGGTGGTAGTCGAGGCGCTACACTGGAGGTTGCATTAACCAAACTTCTTCACGCTGAAG AATCCCCGCAGATAGTTGGAATGAGTGCAACGCTGAGTAATATTTCAGATCTTACCACATTCTTGCGTGCAGAATTGTACACGAATGATTTCCGACCA GTTAAGCTGGTAGAGTATGTTAAGGTGGAGGATAATATATTTGAGGTGAAGAAGAATGTACTTTGTCCTGATGATGTATTGCATCACAAACGAATAGTAACTTTCCCT TACGACCTGCAGATGAGACGTCGAGATCCTGATCATTTACTCGGATTGGTTTTGGAAGTCGTGCCGACCTATTCCTGTCTCGTATTCTGTCCTACGAAGAAGAATTGCGAGAACGTTGCCGTAATGCTCTGTGATTTGATACCGAA GGAGATTTTGCAAGTGAAACAAAACGAAAAGAAGATCCTGTTGCAACAACTGAAAGACGATAATAACGGGAAACTGTGTCCGATCCTGCAGCGTACAGTGCGGTATGGTATCGCGTATCACCACAGCGGTCTAACCGGAGATGAGAGGAAACTAATCGAAGATGCCTATTCAGCTGGCACGCTTTGTACGTTAACATGTACATCTACTTTAGCAGCGGGTGTAAATCTTCCTGCGAAAAG AGTAATCCTTCGTGCTCCGAATGTTGGCGCTGATATGATGTCGAGCAGTCAGTATAAGCAGATGGTCGGACGAGCTGGTCGAGCGGGAATCGACTCATCCGGTGAAAGTATACTCATCGTTAAACCTGCTGAACGTAGGAAGATACTGAATCTGATCAGCGGCCCTATGGACAGCTGTAAAAGCAGTTTGCTGTATGATAACGGCAAGGGAATGCGTGCACTTATCCTATCTCTCATAGGACTCCAG GTGGCGCAATCTACCGAATCAGTCCTATTGTTTATACAGAGTACACTATACTCTGTTCAGTGTGACATTGAGAAGAGgaatgatatatttcatttcacgaAAGATGCACTTGAAAAGttaatagaaatgaagttgatCAGACAGAAAATGGGTGACCCGTCAGCTGCACAGAAACTACTCGAAACAACTCCGCTTGGTCGGGCTGCTTATAAAG GCGGGGTGGATGTCGACAGAGCTAACCAGTTATACAAAGATCTATGTCAAGCCCAAGAATCTCTAGTCATCGCAAATTACTTGCATCTTCTTTATCTAGCAACGCCATACGACATGGTGAACCAAGCAGTTCCGACCTGGATGATTTATCTGCAGCAA ATTACTAGGTTGGAGCCGAATGAGTTGAAGGTTGCTACGTTGATAGGCGTTCATGAGTCTTACATTGCAAAGAAAGTGACCGGTCAAACAAAACGAAAG AATGTGGACGAGTTTATGGTCAATCGATTCTATCTGACGTTAGTTCTGTACGACTTGTGGAAACAAACGCCAGTTTGGGATGTGGCGTTGAAATACCAACTTCCCCGTGGATTCGTGCAGAATCTGTTGACTGCGGCCGCTTCGTTTGCTGCTTGTATTACACACTTTTGCCAG gAATTAGAGGAATTTTGGGCCTATCAAGAACTAATGACCGGTTTTGTGCGCAAGCTGTCATACTGTGTGTCAATGGAGTTGATTCCGCTAATGGAAGTACCTGGTGTTAAACAG GCTCGTGCGAAACAATTGTTTAAAGCAGGGTATAAATCGTTGACGCATTTATCTCATGCCGATCCTGAAATTCTAGTCAAGTCGATTGAACATATGCCACGGAAGTTAGCGCGGCAGATTGTTGCATCTGCAAAG TTATTATTGACAGAGAAAGCGGAAGCATTGAGAGAGGAAGCAGATGAACTTATTGCCACGCCTAAAACACCTTTATTGATATTGGATacttga
- the LOC141899211 gene encoding uncharacterized protein LOC141899211, which produces MSALSYPCPELFTVPPKQPLEKKPGQLSSQQIQHYFSEGFLVVDDFFDVVNELDPCRDAINEFVDELADVLYANGKIKDTYKSASFFERLTLIENEYPGANVILHKFGEMPEIIRKLWSNDRLLNIIEQLIGPDIAGHPVWNLRTKTPKNTTSTVPWHQDVAYLDRDSYIVHQPTAWIPFLDADESNGCLQLIRAGHRKGLIAKHTGCWKNTWYVELDEKEMEKTLGVSVEKDIVTCPVKYGSMILFNNMLPHRSLPNRSDKIRWSVDLRWQTPLQPYGFHGLKDGLPMRSVSDPTLKIDWDSFFGPRRQFKLKNDGSDTINPGPWINTWEITHENENTRFMKSEKEILWHGLTF; this is translated from the exons ATGTCGGCATTGAGCTATCCATGTCCAGAACTGTTTACTGTTCCACCAAAACAGCCGCTGGAAAAGAAGCCAGGTCAACTGTCATCTCAGCAGATTCAACATTACTTCAGTGAG GGTTTTCTTGTGGTCGATGACTTTTTCGACGTAGTAAACGAATTAGATCCATGCAGAGATgcaattaatgaatttgttGACGAATTGGCCGATGTTTTGTACGCCAATGGAAAGATCAAAG ATACGTACAAATCCGCATCGTTTTTCGAACGTTTGACGCTCATCGAAAACGAATATCCCGGTGCAAATGTTATCTTACATAAATTCGGCGAAATGCCGGAG ATTATTCGCAAACTCTGGTCGAACGATCGTCTCCTAAACATAATCGAACAATTGATTGGTCCAGATATCGCCGGTCACCCTGTGTGGAACTTACGAACTAAAACCCCCAAAAACACTACATCGACTGTTCCCTGGCACCAAG ATGTAGCTTATTTGGATCGCGATTCCTACATAGTTCATCAACCGACAGCGTGGATCCCGTTTCTAGATGCCGACGAAAGTAATGGATGCCTACAATTGATTCGGGCGGGGCATCGCAAAGGGCTTATCGCCAAACACACTGGCTGCTGGAAAAATACTTGGTATGTCGAACTGGACGAAAAAGAAATGGAGAAAACGCTAG GAGTCAGTGTTGAAAAAGACATCGTCACTTGTCCTGTAAAATATGGTAGCATGATACTTTTCAACAACATGCTTCCACATCGAAG TTTGCCAAATCGATCCGACAAAATCAGATGGAGTGTTGACCTACGATGGCAGACGCCGCTTCAACCGTACGGTTTCCACGGATTAAAAGATGGCCTTCCCATGCGTTCGGTCAGCGATCCGACGTTAAAAATAGACTGGGATTCTTTCTTTGGACCACGTCGTCAGTTCAAACTTAAG AACGACGGCAGTGACACCATAAACCCTGGGCCGTGGATAAACACTTGGGAAATAAcgcatgaaaatgaaaatactcgTTTTATGAAGTCAGAAAAGGAGATACTTTGGCACGGTTTAACATTTTAA